The proteins below come from a single Natrinema sp. SYSU A 869 genomic window:
- a CDS encoding GNAT family N-acetyltransferase, with protein MYVRDAKNREEVWLLDHIESMGLDETAFRSRDYVVAIDEESGEKAGFGRIRIHKTDEDSANVCELTSIGVLEGWRGQGVGAHIIERLVEYASDEGFDTVYVLTSEGAYLAQFGFQRIEESNLPAALRERLEDKREGVDPDAVPLAIDVAEFRMPEELREAFKRAPEGRDEADDEESPEDFGIDPDSATYKYDTGR; from the coding sequence ATGTACGTGCGGGACGCGAAAAACAGGGAAGAGGTCTGGTTGCTGGATCACATCGAGTCGATGGGACTCGACGAGACGGCGTTTCGCTCCCGTGACTACGTCGTCGCAATCGACGAGGAGTCCGGCGAGAAGGCCGGTTTCGGCCGCATTCGGATTCACAAGACCGACGAGGACTCAGCGAATGTCTGCGAACTGACCAGTATCGGCGTCCTCGAGGGCTGGCGCGGGCAGGGCGTCGGAGCCCACATCATCGAACGGCTCGTGGAGTACGCCAGCGACGAGGGATTCGATACCGTCTACGTCCTGACCAGCGAGGGTGCCTACCTCGCTCAGTTCGGCTTCCAGCGGATCGAGGAGTCCAACCTGCCGGCGGCCCTTCGGGAGCGCCTCGAGGACAAGCGTGAAGGGGTCGATCCCGACGCAGTGCCCTTGGCGATCGATGTCGCGGAGTTCCGAATGCCCGAGGAGCTCCGAGAAGCGTTCAAGCGCGCTCCTGAAGGACGCGACGAGGCAGACGACGAGGAGTCCCCCGAGGACTTCGGCATCGATCCGGACTCGGCGACGTACAAGTACGATACGGGTCGGTAG
- a CDS encoding methylmalonyl-CoA mutase family protein, producing the protein MFDPDELEEIRASKEEWHEAKVEPVLDRFGERKETFTTDTGGQEVDRLYTPDDVGDLDYEEDLGNPGEPPYTRGVYSTGYRGRLWTMRQYAGFSTPEDTNERYHYLLDEGQTGLSMAFDLPTQMGYDSDASMAAGEVGKAGVAIDSLSDMETVFDGIPLDEVSTSMTINAPASVLLAMYIAVGDQQGVDREELRGTIQNDILKEYIARNTYIYPPESSMRIITDIFEFCAEETPKFNTISISGYHIREAGSTAAQELAFTLGDGIEYVETAIEAGLDVDDFAPQLSFFFNGHNNIFEEVAKFRAARRMWHDIIDERFDADDPKSKQLKFHTQTAGSMLTAQQIENNVVRVAYQALAAVLGGTQSLHTNGKDEALALPTEESVRTALRTQQILGHESGAADTIDPLAGSYYVESLTDDVEEEAYEIMDEVDDRGGMLEAVEQQWVQRQIQDTAFDRQKEIEDKERIIVGVNEFEVDEDPQMDVEGVTEEDQQRQIDSLEGTREERDDEAVDAALEALRDAARSDQNLMPYIIDAVKAYATVGEICNVMRDEFGEYQPGGAM; encoded by the coding sequence ATGTTCGATCCCGACGAACTCGAGGAGATCCGTGCCAGCAAGGAGGAGTGGCACGAGGCGAAAGTCGAACCGGTGCTCGATCGGTTCGGTGAGCGCAAGGAAACGTTCACAACCGATACGGGCGGTCAGGAGGTCGATCGGCTCTATACGCCCGACGATGTGGGCGATCTCGACTACGAGGAGGATCTGGGTAATCCGGGCGAACCGCCGTACACGCGCGGCGTCTACTCAACGGGGTACCGCGGTCGGCTCTGGACGATGCGCCAGTACGCCGGCTTCTCGACGCCGGAGGACACCAACGAGCGCTATCACTACCTGCTCGACGAGGGGCAGACCGGGCTCTCGATGGCCTTCGACCTGCCGACTCAGATGGGGTACGACTCCGACGCCTCCATGGCCGCAGGCGAGGTGGGGAAGGCCGGCGTCGCGATCGACTCGCTCTCCGACATGGAGACCGTCTTCGATGGTATTCCGCTGGACGAGGTCTCCACGTCGATGACGATCAACGCGCCGGCGTCGGTGCTGCTGGCGATGTACATCGCGGTCGGGGACCAGCAGGGTGTCGACCGGGAGGAACTTCGGGGGACGATCCAGAACGATATCCTGAAGGAATACATCGCACGCAATACCTACATCTACCCGCCGGAATCGTCGATGCGGATCATCACCGACATCTTCGAGTTCTGCGCCGAGGAAACGCCCAAATTCAACACCATCTCGATCTCGGGCTATCACATCCGCGAGGCCGGCTCGACGGCCGCACAGGAACTCGCCTTCACGCTGGGAGACGGGATCGAATACGTCGAGACGGCGATCGAGGCCGGCCTCGACGTCGACGATTTCGCGCCACAGCTCTCTTTCTTCTTCAACGGCCACAACAACATCTTCGAGGAGGTCGCCAAGTTCCGTGCGGCCCGCCGGATGTGGCACGACATCATCGACGAGCGCTTCGATGCGGATGATCCGAAGTCCAAACAGCTCAAGTTCCACACCCAGACCGCTGGCTCGATGCTGACCGCCCAGCAGATCGAGAACAACGTCGTCCGCGTCGCCTACCAGGCGTTGGCGGCCGTCCTCGGCGGCACCCAGAGTCTGCATACGAACGGGAAAGACGAGGCACTTGCCCTGCCGACCGAGGAGTCCGTCCGGACGGCGCTACGGACCCAGCAGATCCTCGGCCACGAGTCCGGCGCTGCTGACACAATCGACCCGCTCGCAGGCAGTTACTACGTCGAATCCCTAACTGACGACGTCGAGGAAGAGGCCTACGAGATCATGGACGAGGTCGACGACCGCGGCGGCATGCTCGAGGCCGTCGAGCAACAGTGGGTCCAGCGCCAGATTCAGGACACGGCCTTCGACCGACAGAAGGAGATCGAGGACAAAGAGCGGATCATCGTCGGCGTTAACGAGTTCGAAGTCGACGAAGACCCACAGATGGACGTCGAGGGAGTCACCGAGGAAGACCAGCAGCGCCAGATCGATAGCCTCGAGGGGACCCGCGAGGAGCGCGACGACGAGGCGGTCGATGCGGCCCTCGAGGCGCTTCGCGACGCGGCACGGAGCGACCAGAATCTGATGCCGTACATTATCGACGCGGTCAAAGCGTACGCGACGGTCGGCGAGATCTGTAACGTTATGCGCGACGAGTTCGGGGAATACCAGCCCGGCGGCGCGATGTGA
- a CDS encoding PQQ-dependent sugar dehydrogenase, producing the protein MSEQPDEQSTPITESSDNYPSASRRRVLQAAVAAGGVVGLGNIALAQETQTIELGGETSGWQGVAPDAIAGETNPTLELEEGTTYEVTWENLDGAAHNFVIVDSEGGELERTELMSEQGETQTLEFEATSEMAEYYCEPHRATMRGDISIGGGNGGGAQEEPADGQAQGFFQSGTEIGVQTIAEGMTAPTDMAVADEDQNRYFVTDQTGELWVVTDDGLQDEPFLDVSDRLVELGTFAGDYADQNQDYDERGLLGIEFHPEFSENGQFYVHYSAPPNDETPDGWSHVEVVSEFQATDDMSQGDPESERVLMEFQKPQYNHDSGPMAFGPDGYLYVPMGDGGGANDNMEGHVDDWYDGNEGGNGQDVSENLLGSVLRVDVDSEGEDQPYGIPEDNPLVDSDEGLDEHYAWGFRNPFGISFDSEDRLFVADAGQDLFEEANTVESGGNYGWNVKEGTHCFSTDSPSQPPEDCPDSAPDEPPYDGQELQDPIVEYPHIYQEEMVGIVIVGGHVYEAGQVGGLDGKYIFGDWTSDPSREEPAGRLLAASDSDGGGAEPMDGEGGGNETADMNETAGGNETTDMNETAGGNETVDMNETAGGNETTAGNETAPDAGGGGEEQVVPRDDLWDMEELQVAGTEDGSFPYFVRMFGQDDEGNVYVLANREGTPTGDTGTVMQIVPPGEGDSLSMPGGGGEAAPEEQETDENATEDTQDEPIDEGNETADNETEMNDNATDDNATDGA; encoded by the coding sequence ATGAGCGAGCAACCCGACGAGCAATCGACCCCGATAACAGAGTCGTCCGACAACTATCCATCGGCATCCCGCCGTCGCGTGTTACAGGCCGCTGTAGCCGCGGGCGGAGTCGTCGGTCTGGGCAACATTGCACTCGCTCAGGAGACTCAGACGATAGAACTCGGCGGCGAAACAAGCGGTTGGCAAGGCGTCGCACCCGACGCCATCGCGGGCGAGACGAACCCGACGCTGGAACTCGAAGAGGGGACCACGTACGAAGTCACGTGGGAGAATCTCGACGGTGCTGCGCACAACTTCGTCATCGTCGATAGCGAGGGTGGGGAACTCGAGCGGACGGAGCTCATGAGTGAGCAGGGCGAGACCCAGACGCTCGAGTTCGAGGCGACGAGCGAGATGGCGGAGTACTACTGTGAACCGCACCGGGCGACGATGCGAGGGGATATCTCGATCGGCGGCGGCAACGGAGGTGGGGCACAAGAGGAGCCGGCAGACGGCCAAGCACAGGGTTTCTTCCAGTCGGGGACGGAAATCGGCGTCCAGACCATCGCGGAGGGAATGACCGCGCCGACGGATATGGCGGTCGCCGACGAGGATCAGAATCGCTACTTCGTCACTGACCAGACTGGCGAGCTCTGGGTCGTCACCGACGACGGGCTACAGGACGAGCCGTTCCTCGACGTCAGCGATCGGCTGGTCGAGCTCGGGACGTTCGCAGGCGACTATGCCGACCAGAACCAGGACTACGACGAGCGAGGGCTGCTTGGGATCGAGTTCCACCCCGAGTTCTCGGAGAACGGACAGTTCTATGTCCACTACAGCGCACCGCCGAACGATGAGACGCCGGATGGCTGGAGCCACGTTGAAGTCGTCTCCGAGTTCCAGGCGACCGACGATATGAGTCAGGGCGATCCCGAGTCGGAGCGAGTCCTGATGGAGTTCCAGAAGCCCCAGTACAACCACGACTCCGGGCCGATGGCGTTCGGGCCCGACGGCTACCTCTACGTTCCGATGGGCGACGGTGGCGGCGCGAACGACAATATGGAGGGCCACGTCGACGACTGGTACGATGGCAACGAAGGTGGGAACGGGCAGGACGTCAGCGAAAATCTGTTGGGAAGCGTTCTTCGCGTCGACGTCGACAGTGAGGGTGAGGACCAGCCGTACGGGATTCCCGAGGACAATCCGCTGGTCGATTCTGACGAGGGGCTCGACGAACACTACGCGTGGGGCTTCCGTAACCCGTTCGGCATCTCGTTCGACAGCGAGGACCGACTGTTCGTCGCCGATGCCGGTCAGGACTTGTTCGAAGAAGCAAACACCGTCGAGTCGGGCGGCAACTACGGCTGGAACGTCAAGGAAGGAACCCACTGCTTCAGCACGGACAGCCCGAGCCAGCCGCCGGAGGACTGTCCGGACTCGGCTCCCGATGAGCCGCCGTACGACGGCCAGGAGCTTCAGGACCCGATCGTCGAGTATCCACACATCTACCAAGAGGAAATGGTCGGTATCGTGATCGTCGGCGGTCACGTCTACGAAGCCGGGCAGGTCGGGGGTCTGGATGGAAAGTACATTTTCGGTGACTGGACGTCCGATCCGTCCCGCGAAGAGCCGGCAGGCCGACTCCTCGCCGCCTCGGATTCCGACGGTGGCGGGGCCGAACCGATGGATGGCGAGGGCGGCGGGAACGAGACGGCCGACATGAACGAGACAGCCGGTGGGAACGAAACGACCGACATGAACGAGACAGCCGGTGGGAACGAAACGGTCGACATGAACGAGACAGCCGGTGGGAACGAAACAACCGCCGGAAACGAAACGGCACCCGACGCGGGCGGAGGGGGCGAGGAACAGGTGGTCCCGCGAGATGATCTCTGGGACATGGAAGAACTGCAGGTCGCGGGCACCGAAGATGGATCCTTCCCCTACTTCGTCCGAATGTTCGGCCAGGACGACGAGGGGAACGTGTACGTGCTCGCAAACCGGGAAGGAACTCCGACGGGTGACACGGGTACAGTCATGCAGATCGTCCCACCGGGCGAGGGAGACTCCCTCTCGATGCCCGGCGGAGGCGGCGAAGCCGCCCCCGAGGAGCAGGAAACCGACGAGAACGCGACGGAAGACACTCAGGACGAGCCGATCGACGAGGGCAACGAGACCGCGGACAACGAAACCGAGATGAACGACAACGCAACCGACGACAACGCGACCGACGGCGCGTAA
- a CDS encoding aldo/keto reductase, producing MSTNTTTGTIIAQGAEIPALGLGTAGMSGGDCQRAVETALAVGYRHIDTAQLYDNEAAVGRGIAESEVDREDVFVVTKVHPDDAAPADVCESTERSLERLELQTIDLLLLHGPSDEAPLAATIGAMNDCQHDGLVDHIGISNFGIEGLEDAIDCSETPIVTNQVKYHPYHQPDDLIAYCLENEILLTAYSPLAEGSVVGDERLASIGEPYGKSAAQVALRWLIQHPYVAAIPKAASREHIEANADVFDFELSAEEMRAVFELNGGLSDRLAAQMGL from the coding sequence ATGAGCACGAATACGACGACCGGAACCATCATCGCACAGGGGGCCGAGATACCGGCGCTCGGACTCGGTACCGCAGGCATGTCCGGCGGCGACTGTCAGCGGGCCGTCGAAACCGCGCTCGCGGTCGGCTACCGCCATATCGACACCGCCCAGCTGTACGACAACGAGGCTGCGGTCGGCCGAGGGATCGCCGAGAGCGAGGTCGACCGCGAGGACGTCTTCGTCGTGACGAAGGTCCATCCCGACGACGCCGCTCCCGCTGACGTGTGTGAATCCACAGAACGAAGCCTCGAGCGGCTCGAACTCCAGACCATCGACCTGCTCCTGTTACATGGGCCAAGCGACGAGGCACCGCTCGCGGCGACCATCGGTGCGATGAACGACTGCCAGCACGACGGGCTGGTCGACCACATCGGGATCAGCAATTTCGGGATCGAGGGACTCGAGGACGCGATTGACTGTTCCGAGACGCCGATCGTCACGAATCAGGTGAAGTATCATCCGTACCATCAGCCGGACGACCTCATCGCGTACTGTCTCGAGAACGAGATCCTCCTGACGGCGTACAGCCCGCTCGCGGAGGGGTCCGTCGTCGGTGACGAACGGTTGGCGTCGATCGGCGAGCCGTACGGCAAGTCAGCCGCACAGGTGGCCCTGCGATGGCTGATCCAGCACCCCTACGTCGCGGCGATCCCGAAGGCGGCGAGTCGGGAACACATCGAGGCGAACGCGGACGTTTTCGACTTCGAACTCTCGGCAGAGGAGATGCGCGCGGTGTTCGAACTCAACGGTGGGCTTTCAGATCGGCTGGCCGCGCAGATGGGACTATAG
- the mce gene encoding methylmalonyl-CoA epimerase: MHFDHAGIATDDAADLAALYSDLFGLEVAHEEEFDGMHVVFLDCGDGYLELLEPLEEGTISRYIEDNGAGIHHLALATDDIEGALETVRDRDVALIDEEPRPGAWGHSVAFLHPKDTGGILIELVEH, translated from the coding sequence ATGCATTTCGATCACGCCGGGATTGCGACCGACGACGCGGCGGACCTCGCAGCACTGTACAGCGACCTCTTCGGCCTTGAGGTCGCCCACGAGGAGGAGTTCGATGGCATGCACGTCGTTTTCCTCGACTGTGGCGACGGATATCTCGAACTGCTCGAGCCGCTCGAGGAGGGCACGATTTCGCGATACATCGAGGACAACGGGGCGGGAATCCACCACCTCGCGCTCGCGACCGACGACATCGAGGGTGCTCTCGAGACGGTCCGCGACCGCGACGTGGCGCTGATCGACGAGGAGCCGCGACCGGGGGCGTGGGGCCACTCAGTGGCGTTCCTCCATCCGAAGGACACAGGCGGAATCCTGATCGAACTCGTCGAACACTGA
- a CDS encoding DoxX family protein, translating to MSSLLQRENQRSSDSEPLRRSETDEGSIVASGVFRLARVLFGAVLAFMATDNLRNLEGRIQYAESKNAPVPSLSVPAISGGLLFGSLGIALWRVPAASAAAVASFFAGVTPLMHDFWNVDDPEEKQQQIIEFSKNTALLGAALAFLQLGRSQNSRE from the coding sequence ATGAGTAGCCTATTGCAGCGGGAGAACCAGCGCAGTAGCGACAGCGAACCGCTCCGTCGATCGGAGACGGACGAGGGATCGATCGTCGCAAGCGGAGTGTTTCGGCTCGCACGCGTCCTGTTCGGTGCCGTCCTCGCGTTCATGGCGACTGACAACCTTCGGAACCTCGAGGGGCGAATCCAGTACGCCGAGTCGAAGAACGCGCCGGTCCCGTCGCTGTCAGTTCCGGCGATCAGCGGTGGTCTCCTGTTTGGGAGTCTCGGGATCGCACTGTGGCGCGTTCCCGCCGCGTCTGCCGCTGCGGTCGCGTCATTTTTCGCGGGCGTCACGCCCCTGATGCACGACTTCTGGAACGTGGACGATCCCGAAGAGAAACAACAGCAGATCATCGAGTTTTCGAAGAACACCGCGTTGCTGGGAGCGGCGCTCGCCTTCCTGCAACTGGGCCGATCCCAGAATTCCCGGGAGTGA
- a CDS encoding FAD-dependent oxidoreductase yields the protein MEGTPVTVESVSEVGPDTVAIALETPDGFDAQPGQFVLLRAAPDDEVLSRHYTLSSPSVGETFELTVGVDPDGDLSPWLAELEGGETVHIEGPFGRIAYDGEDDIVAVAGGPGIGPSVAVAEAAHDAGHDAVVIYQADEPAHTDRLEALTDAGATVVFVDQDADDDLADAIATHREAGQLYAFGFDGFVTFVADAIEDAGGDSDEALIENFG from the coding sequence ATGGAAGGGACGCCAGTCACCGTCGAATCGGTCAGCGAAGTCGGTCCTGATACCGTCGCGATCGCACTCGAGACGCCAGACGGGTTCGACGCCCAACCGGGTCAGTTCGTCTTGCTTCGAGCAGCACCCGACGACGAGGTACTCTCGCGCCACTACACGCTCTCGTCGCCGTCCGTCGGCGAGACGTTCGAACTCACCGTGGGCGTGGATCCCGACGGCGACCTCTCGCCGTGGCTCGCCGAACTCGAGGGCGGCGAGACCGTTCATATCGAGGGGCCGTTCGGTCGAATCGCCTACGACGGCGAGGACGATATCGTCGCAGTCGCCGGCGGCCCGGGGATCGGCCCATCGGTCGCAGTCGCTGAAGCGGCCCACGACGCAGGCCACGACGCCGTGGTAATCTATCAGGCCGACGAACCAGCCCACACCGATCGGCTCGAGGCGCTCACGGACGCAGGCGCGACGGTCGTATTCGTCGACCAGGACGCTGACGACGACCTGGCGGACGCGATCGCGACCCACCGCGAGGCGGGCCAGCTCTACGCGTTCGGCTTCGACGGCTTCGTCACGTTCGTCGCCGATGCGATCGAGGACGCTGGCGGCGATTCCGATGAGGCGCTAATTGAGAACTTCGGCTGA
- a CDS encoding 2-oxoacid:acceptor oxidoreductase subunit alpha, with protein sequence MAEDLNWAVGGEAGDGIDSTGKIFAQALARAGRHVFTSKDFASRIRGGYTAYKIRTSVNKVQSVVDRLDILVALTQRTIDENLDELHEGSAIIYDGERSWDAEIPDEMTAVDVPLKSLAEEAGGAIMRNIVALGAACEITGFDVEYLDEALEKRFGGKGSKIVENNKEAARAGQEYVQENYDLDHLGYNIDTTDNDYVLLNGNEAIGMGALAAGCRFYAGYPITPATSIMEYLTERIEDYGGHVVQAEDELSAVNMSLGAARAGARSMTATSGAGIDLMTETFGLVATSETPLVIADVQRSGPSTGMPTKQEQGDLNMALYGGHGEVPRFVVAPTSITECFWKTVEAFNLAEKYQTPVFLVSDLAMSVTEQTFPPEAFDMDEVEIDRGKLVEDDEVDEWLDAQGHFRAHAVTEDGVSPRAIPGTTDAAHMSTGLEHDELGRRTEEEDERVHQVDKRNRKVETAQNEEDWDYREFGDPDADNLIISWGSNEGALIEALDYLEEDGIDVRVISVPYIFPRPNLTEEIEAAADTIVVECNATGQFADVIEHDVLTRVKRINKYTGVRFKADELADDITDKLTEEVPA encoded by the coding sequence ATGGCTGAGGACCTCAACTGGGCGGTCGGAGGCGAAGCCGGGGACGGCATCGACTCCACGGGTAAGATCTTCGCTCAGGCACTCGCCCGAGCCGGACGGCACGTATTCACCTCGAAAGACTTCGCGTCGCGGATCCGCGGTGGCTACACAGCTTACAAGATCCGCACCTCCGTCAACAAGGTCCAGAGTGTTGTCGATCGACTCGACATTCTGGTCGCGCTCACCCAGCGCACGATTGACGAGAACTTAGACGAGCTCCACGAGGGCAGTGCAATCATCTACGACGGCGAGCGCTCCTGGGATGCCGAAATTCCCGACGAGATGACCGCCGTCGACGTCCCGCTGAAGTCGCTGGCTGAGGAAGCCGGCGGCGCGATTATGCGAAACATCGTCGCGCTCGGTGCCGCGTGTGAGATCACCGGCTTCGACGTCGAGTACCTCGACGAAGCCCTCGAGAAGCGCTTCGGTGGCAAGGGCTCGAAGATCGTCGAGAACAACAAGGAGGCCGCCCGGGCGGGTCAGGAGTACGTCCAGGAGAACTACGACCTGGATCACCTCGGCTACAACATCGACACGACCGACAACGATTACGTCTTACTCAACGGCAACGAGGCGATCGGGATGGGCGCACTCGCGGCTGGCTGTCGGTTCTATGCCGGCTACCCGATCACGCCCGCAACGTCGATCATGGAGTATCTGACGGAGCGTATCGAGGACTACGGTGGCCACGTCGTTCAGGCGGAAGACGAGTTATCAGCGGTCAACATGTCACTCGGGGCCGCGCGTGCCGGTGCCCGATCGATGACCGCGACGTCGGGAGCCGGAATCGACCTCATGACCGAGACCTTCGGTCTGGTCGCGACCAGCGAGACGCCACTGGTCATCGCCGACGTCCAGCGCTCCGGTCCATCCACGGGGATGCCGACGAAGCAGGAACAGGGCGACCTTAATATGGCGCTGTACGGCGGCCACGGCGAGGTCCCGCGGTTTGTCGTCGCCCCCACGTCGATCACCGAGTGTTTCTGGAAGACTGTCGAGGCGTTCAATCTCGCCGAGAAGTACCAGACGCCGGTCTTCCTGGTCTCTGACCTGGCGATGTCGGTCACCGAGCAGACGTTCCCGCCGGAGGCCTTCGACATGGACGAGGTCGAGATCGATCGCGGCAAGCTCGTCGAGGACGACGAGGTCGACGAGTGGCTCGACGCACAGGGTCACTTCCGCGCTCACGCCGTCACCGAGGACGGTGTCAGCCCGCGTGCCATCCCCGGCACGACCGACGCCGCCCACATGTCCACCGGCCTCGAGCACGACGAGCTCGGCCGTCGGACGGAGGAAGAGGACGAGCGCGTCCACCAGGTCGACAAGCGAAACCGCAAGGTCGAGACCGCACAGAACGAAGAGGACTGGGACTACCGGGAGTTCGGCGACCCCGACGCCGACAACCTCATCATCTCGTGGGGGTCGAACGAAGGTGCACTCATCGAAGCGCTCGACTACCTCGAGGAGGACGGTATCGACGTGCGCGTCATCTCGGTGCCATACATCTTCCCGCGACCAAACCTGACCGAGGAGATCGAGGCTGCCGCCGACACGATCGTCGTCGAGTGTAACGCGACCGGGCAGTTCGCCGACGTGATCGAACACGACGTGCTTACCCGTGTCAAGCGTATTAACAAGTACACAGGCGTCCGCTTCAAGGCGGACGAACTCGCGGACGATATCACCGACAAACTCACCGAGGAGGTACCAGCATAA